TCTGTTGCTTGCCAATGACTTCAGCGGTCTGGAACAGCTCTTCACCGCCTTTTTCGCCAGCATCCCGCACGACTGGTATCGCAACAACCCGATCTCCCAATACGAGGGTTACTACGCCAGCGTCTTCTATGCCTATTTTGCCAGCCTGGGGCTTGATCTGACGCCAGAAGAGAGCAGCAATGCTGGTAGGCTGGATTTGGCGGTCAAGTTCAATGACCAGATTTACCTGATCGAATTCAAGGTCATCGAGCACAGTGGCGAGGGCGCGGCCATGGCGCAGGTTAAGGCCAAGGGTTATGCCGATAAATACCGTAGCCAGGGCCAGTTGACTCATCTGATCGGGGTGGAGTTTAGCGCCGAACAACGCGCTGTGGTGGACTTCGAGGTGGAAACCCTGGACTAACGCGGCTGGTGCGTTGCCGGCTCGGAAGTTTCGTCCCTTTGGGTTCAGGTCAAGACGGTGGCCGGATGCCTGAACTCCGGGCAACTCCGGGATGTCATCTATCGCCCACTGGGATCAGCACTTGCGTCGAGCCGGTCGGCAATGCCTTTCGCAACGCATCGCGCAGCGCCGCCTTGGCGTCGGTGTCGCCATGTATCAGGCGAATCTCCTGCGGCGGCGCCGGAATGCCCGTGACGAAATCGATCAAGTTGCGTTGATCGGCATGCGCCGAGTAGCCGCCGATGGTGTGAATCTGCGCGCGGATGTTGTGGCGCTCGCCATCGAGCATTACATAGCCGCCGCGTGGGCCATAGCGCTGGATGTCGCGCCCCGGGGTGCCGGCGGCCTGGTAGCCGACAAAAAGCACATCATGGCGCGGGTCGCCGAGCATGGCCTTGAGGTAATTGACCATGCGCCCGCCGGCGCACATGCCGCTGGCGGCGATGACCACGGCCGGCTGGCGGCTGTGGGCGAGGTAGTTGACCATGCGCTGGTGGGCGTCGTGGGAGTCGACTGTGATCAGCTGCTCGAACGCCAGCGGGTGGCGGCCGTGGCTTAGGCGCGACTTGGCCTCGGCATCCCAGTGCTTGCGCAGGCGCTGGTAGCCGCGGGTAAAGTCGGCGGCGAGCGGCGAGTCCAGGACGATTTGTAAGTCGCGCCAGGTGGCCGCTGTCTCGCCTAGCTGGTGAAACAGCTCTTCCAGCTCATAGAGCAGCTCTTGGGTGCGGCCGATGCTGAAGGCGGGGATGAGCACGGTGCCGCCGTCGGCCAGGGCATGCTCGATGGCCGCGCGCAGGCGCTCCGCGCGGGCGGAGCGGTCCTGGTGGTTGTGATCGCCATAGGTGCTTTCCAGCACCAGCACATCGGCGCGTTCGGGTGGCTGTGGGCCGGGCAGCAGCGGCGTGTCGGGTGCGCCCAGATCGCCGGAGAAAACCACACGCCTCCCGGACTTGTCGCCACTCCCGCTGTCACTTTGGCCCCGCTCCTTGTCGGTGCGACTGTCGCCGCGCTGGTTTCCAGAACCGGTGGCGCTCTGGTCGGTCTGTCCGCTGGTGCCTCTGTTGGCGCTTGCGTCCATGGCCGAGCGCATGCCTTTATCGGAGTCATGGACATCGCACTCCACATAGGCCGAGCCAAGAATATGCCCAGCCGGTTGCAGGCGGATTCGCAGCTTGTCGGTGACTTGATTCCATTGGCCATAGGGCAGGGCGATGGTGCGCTCCTTGACCACCGCCAGCACTTGTTCGATCAGCTTGCGGTTGCGGGTGACGCCGATCTCGAGCGCATCTTCTAGCA
Above is a genomic segment from Thiorhodovibrio litoralis containing:
- a CDS encoding MBL fold metallo-hydrolase RNA specificity domain-containing protein, whose amino-acid sequence is MHIKHHGAVDGVTGSCHELELADGSSLLIDCGLFQGAEAGADGAGAAHLEIGFDITPVRALVLTHVHIDHCGRLPYLLAAGYRGPILCSPASSELLPLVLEDALEIGVTRNRKLIEQVLAVVKERTIALPYGQWNQVTDKLRIRLQPAGHILGSAYVECDVHDSDKGMRSAMDASANRGTSGQTDQSATGSGNQRGDSRTDKERGQSDSGSGDKSGRRVVFSGDLGAPDTPLLPGPQPPERADVLVLESTYGDHNHQDRSARAERLRAAIEHALADGGTVLIPAFSIGRTQELLYELEELFHQLGETAATWRDLQIVLDSPLAADFTRGYQRLRKHWDAEAKSRLSHGRHPLAFEQLITVDSHDAHQRMVNYLAHSRQPAVVIAASGMCAGGRMVNYLKAMLGDPRHDVLFVGYQAAGTPGRDIQRYGPRGGYVMLDGERHNIRAQIHTIGGYSAHADQRNLIDFVTGIPAPPQEIRLIHGDTDAKAALRDALRKALPTGSTQVLIPVGDR